The following are encoded together in the Nymphalis io chromosome 26, ilAglIoxx1.1, whole genome shotgun sequence genome:
- the LOC126778593 gene encoding uncharacterized protein LOC126778593 — protein sequence MKFKQLGIEFILIFLSFSLKNASADSQGNNLERILNYNSKTPLIAILYKHAENVGAPEPDSDVIIPKISPVQPPQDQELYNFYHILRTTQENEEVDSDAAMLFEKTENILREALRARCELLDVCMRKCRLKRYTCTITCREEYDDYDICKKPKKPYCKKPKCGKTMPPSWLLRK from the exons ATGAAGTTCAAGCAATTGGGTAttgagtttattttgatttttctaaGTTTTTCCTTAAAA AATGCATCCGCAGACAGCCAAGGAAATAACCTGGAGAGAATATTGAATTATAACTCAAAGACACCGCTGATAGCGATACTTTATAAACATGCCGAAAACGTCGGAGCACCAGAGCCGGATAGTGACGTCATAATTCCTAAAATAAGCCCAGTTCAACCACCGCAGGATCAGGAACTTTACAATTTCTACCATATCTtaaga ACGACGCAAGAGAACGAAGAAGTCGATTCAGATGCAGCGATGCTCTTTGAGAAGACCGAAAATATTCTCCGAGAAGCTCTACGTGCTAGATGTGAATTATTGGATGTTTGTATGAGGAAATGTCGTCTGAAGAGGTACACTTGTACTATAACGTGCAGGGAGGAATATGATGATTATGACATATGCAAGAAGCCAAAAAAACCGTATTGCAAAAAACCAAAGTGTGGTAAAACCATGCCGCCCTCGTGGCTTTTGAGGAAATAA
- the LOC126778571 gene encoding uncharacterized protein LOC126778571 isoform X1 has translation MGLWKKMLNVAVCLLFFFQVQADGQKSRRDLSSLINLLSQKQSGNRQPLLVILETGSKRNAEKDQKYRAGSPETSDEYGIGHIPHLLLQHKVKNLLKKSTTKSYVQLKNEAKQLHRLQKLRDNQELRLNDKNVLRSPIVKQLLRISNRIQCEAKDECQDKCGNRYKGKKVVTCNMQCEVKYECEEEEYRDPCEQGGCDSCGNSLECLMSTRGERLVTEETKCKRC, from the exons ATGGGCTTatggaaaaaaatgttaaatgttgcCGTCtgtcttttgtttttt TTTCAGGTGCAAGCCGATGGTCAAAAATCGAGACGTGATTTATCGAGCCTTATAAATCTGTTAAGTCAAAAACAATCCGGTAACAGGCAGCCTCTTCTCGTCATACTAGAAACTGGTTCCAAAAGGAATGCTGAAAAAGATCAGAAGTATCGTGCTGGTTCTCCGGAAACCAGCGATGAATATGGAATAGGACATATACCGCATCTATTGTTACAACATAAG GTAAAAAACCTGTTAAAGAAAAGTACAACGAAATCATATGTCCAATTGAAAAATGAGGCGAAGCAGTTACACCGACTCCAAAAACTTCGAGACAATCAAGAACTACGATTAAATGATAAGAACGTACTAAGATCACCAATTGTAAAGCAACTACTTCGAATCTCAAATAGAATTCAATGCGAAGCGAAAGACGAATGTCAAGATAAATGCGGTAACAGATATAAAGGTAAAAAGGTTGTAACATGTAACATGCAATGTGAAGTCAAATATGAATGTGAGGAGGAAGAATATAGGGATCCTTGTGAACAAGGAGGCTGTGATTCTTGCGGTAATTCACTTGAATGCCTCATGAGTACGAGAGGTGAACGCCTTGTCACCGAAGAAACCAAATGCAAACGTTGTTGA
- the LOC126778571 gene encoding uncharacterized protein LOC126778571 isoform X2 — translation MGLWKKMLNVAVCLLFFVQADGQKSRRDLSSLINLLSQKQSGNRQPLLVILETGSKRNAEKDQKYRAGSPETSDEYGIGHIPHLLLQHKVKNLLKKSTTKSYVQLKNEAKQLHRLQKLRDNQELRLNDKNVLRSPIVKQLLRISNRIQCEAKDECQDKCGNRYKGKKVVTCNMQCEVKYECEEEEYRDPCEQGGCDSCGNSLECLMSTRGERLVTEETKCKRC, via the exons ATGGGCTTatggaaaaaaatgttaaatgttgcCGTCtgtcttttgtttttt GTGCAAGCCGATGGTCAAAAATCGAGACGTGATTTATCGAGCCTTATAAATCTGTTAAGTCAAAAACAATCCGGTAACAGGCAGCCTCTTCTCGTCATACTAGAAACTGGTTCCAAAAGGAATGCTGAAAAAGATCAGAAGTATCGTGCTGGTTCTCCGGAAACCAGCGATGAATATGGAATAGGACATATACCGCATCTATTGTTACAACATAAG GTAAAAAACCTGTTAAAGAAAAGTACAACGAAATCATATGTCCAATTGAAAAATGAGGCGAAGCAGTTACACCGACTCCAAAAACTTCGAGACAATCAAGAACTACGATTAAATGATAAGAACGTACTAAGATCACCAATTGTAAAGCAACTACTTCGAATCTCAAATAGAATTCAATGCGAAGCGAAAGACGAATGTCAAGATAAATGCGGTAACAGATATAAAGGTAAAAAGGTTGTAACATGTAACATGCAATGTGAAGTCAAATATGAATGTGAGGAGGAAGAATATAGGGATCCTTGTGAACAAGGAGGCTGTGATTCTTGCGGTAATTCACTTGAATGCCTCATGAGTACGAGAGGTGAACGCCTTGTCACCGAAGAAACCAAATGCAAACGTTGTTGA